The genome window tgtatttgggGTCAGTTGGTTCTTAGTTGTCTGAGGAACGAAACGGGGTATTGAGGTCTGGAAAGTTAAATTTGAGTATGGATTTATGAACGTTAAATTTGATTTGGCTTTGTATTTGGGCAGACAAGTGTGCCTCTTCAGCAACAGCAGCTGCTGTATAATGGGAAGGAGATGAAGAATATTGAGAAATTGAGTGCATTGGGTGTGAAAGATGAAGATTTGGTGATGATGATTTCTGCTGCTGCATCAAggtacttatttatttattcatagtACATTATGTTGCTTTATTAGGCTATAATGTTGGGCAAACCCATATGACGATTTTTGCGATTTATAAGAATTTTTAAAGAttagttttgtttcaataattaatTCACTAGCGAGGAAGAGTTAATTATTCAAGTTGAGGGAACAAAGAATTGCCGAGGACCTATGTtgattgagaaaattaatatgAGTTATTGTGTTTTAATGATTTAGCAGCCCAGCAACACCTCCTGGTCTTCATTCATGTTGGGTGTTTGTGATTGATGGTCTCAACATTACTAATTTGATATAGATTGATAGGTTGATAGAATAACTTCAGACACAATCTTTTGTGCtctgaaaaattatttttaatttccatGATTATGAGGAATTTAAGGGATGCCAAGATTATGTAGATCTAATACTCGGCAATCCAGTCTGCAAATTACAGTATGGTGACTTGAGATGTTAGATTGAgttttttttctgaaaatgtTCCACTTATTCCCTATGCACATTTTAGATCCCAGGCAAAAGCAAATCACTGTCTCAAGATGAAGCACACTAAGataacttttgtaattttatctCAATAATTGTTATGTACTAAACAGGAATCTAAAGCTTTTTTCTGACTcttattatttgaaattatttcaGTGCACCTACCAATAATTTGAGCTTCAATCCAGATGGGTCTGCTGTGAACCCTGGAGCTTTCCAGCAGCATATTCGAAGTGATTCTAATCTTATGGCTCAGTTGTTTCAGGTAAAACTGTGGTCTTTTTCTTCAAAGTTATTCTTTGCATTTCAAATTGGGGTTTGAAGCATGTAAATAGGGTTTTTCTGTTAAGAAGAAGTCTGGAATCAGATAAAGTCTGGAAACTTAACTACTTGAGTAATAGGTTGGTTCTAATATTATTTGCACTACCGTACCCTCATGGTGTTCTTGAGCTAGAGCCTATTTGggagatgattttgaaaattggatTATTATCTGAAAATGCCATGCCAATCAGTAGCAGTTGGCATAAAAttatatgtgaaaataaaaataaaaatgattggaTTGTTTGTAATCCATTCTTGATTTCtatgatttattttcttaactGGTGAGTTTCTAGCAATCTAAAATTTATGTTGAATTTACAGAATGATCCTGAACTAGCACAAGCTGTTCTAGGAAATGATCTAAATAAACTGCAAGACCTTTTACGAGAGCGTCATCGCCAAAAATCTGATTTACGACGTCAACAAGAAGAGGAGCTCGTAAGTTGCTTATCTGGTGGCTCTAACTCTTTCTCTTCCTTGGCCTTTATAGCTTATGTCATGGTGCTAAGTTTTTACTACATAAAGTACTTTTCAAGTTCTAATATATTGGCCTCtaatatatgtgtgtatttACGTACTTACCATTAACTGATCAGATGTAGTTAAATTATAACCATTGAGTTTcttacataaataatttaatttgataatgATTATTAGATGGAGAAACTGATACATATACGTTCTTGTTATTGTGTGATATAGGCCCTTCTTTATGCAGATCCTTTTGATGTTGAAGCGCAAAAGAAGATTGAAGCTGCTATTCGCCAGGTCAGTGTTATTTCTTTGTCATATGTGGCATTGATGTATCAATAGAAGCCCTTTATCCCTGATGCTTTGGCTCAGGGGTTCAACAGGTAGGCTGGGTCAGGGTAGGTCATAGGTCTGGGTGTTGTTTAGCATTGGATAGAGGgggaaaaaagtgaaagaaagaaCCTTTCTTTGTACTCTTGATTTTCTGTGTATTTTTCAGTCCATTGAAATCTTAAGTTCATTGTAATTATAGAATCTatagtaatttaatttttcattgtgCAAAAATTCTAACCTTATAATGATGTTTGCAAGTGGCTTTGCTATCTTGAAACATCTGTTACTTCTCTTCGAAACTAATTTTTCATTTGTACAAATTCCTTGGACTGGTTAATACTTACTGGTGTGcattaataagtaataactgAGAGACTTTTATGCCTTAGGattcttttgttattttaagtttcttcattggatttttttgtATGTACGCATTATATTTTCTGTGACCAATAGTAGGCATGGCCCTACATGCTAGAAACTGTGATTATAAATCTTTTCCTTGTAGGATGAATTCATTAAATTCTCAGAAGAGGATTgtgcattttgatttattgattttatttttgatgaggAATGTGAttgctgatgatagaaaatgATATTGGACTGTCAAAAAGTGATTCTTTTACAATGTTTACTATAATGATTCATAATATTTGCATAAAATCTTATTCATTAATGTTTACGCCAACTAATTTATTACTTGCAACTTTGAAATTTCTTTCATCCTTTGATAGTTGTGGcatatctcttttttatttatttttaatataatcttAGTACTATTGATATAatcataaaattgattttttttcgaTTATCTTTTTTTCCACGCCAAGAAGGAAGATATATTAAATGGGTACTTCGTGTTGACAATACTTCTAAATTATTTGTAGAAAGGAATTGATGAAAATTGGGCCGCTGCCTTGGAACATAACCCTGAAGCTTTTGCAAGGGTGGTATGTATTATCTATTTATCTTCAACCCCAGCTATCACtattacatacatacatatatatatatatatatatatatttgtttttgtattgaTTTTAAAGTTTCTTATGCAACTTCAGGTTATGTTGTACGTGGACATGGAGGTTAATGGTTTCCCATTAAAGGTAACAACTAGATGGTGAAAAATATCTTAGGAAGAACTTATTCAGTTCAGCGTAATATGAAATTACTGAAGGGCTTATGACGcaggacaaccagaacaaaattgaaataactgaaaaataaaagatatgacctaggagtcagcacctaggccttgcttggagtcagcaccaagcggggaaaccactaggagtcagcacctagggtagacctggagtcagcaccagaccaaagaaagaccaaacggccattgttttcattcctcaaaatatcaactatctcctcaaggagtacaataggttgcttataaaggattactaaaccctagttctaattggctaggaaaccctaattgccttattacaaaaatacccttattggctaggaaaccctaattgccttattacaaaaatacccttgcttctaaattaaaatactaataacccaataaactaataaaacctaaaacataaaaatacaattgactagcaaacataaataatactaaataataattttcttgcgTCTCCCGCATCAGCTTATAGGGTTTCTTGTGTCACTTTTGTGATCCTATATAAAACATCTTACACACTGGGACTGCCCTGGTTTAAAAACACATTTCAATGAGATTTGTGCAGGCATATGATATGCAACCAGATTAATATCCCCATCATTTTGAATTATGCATCcctctttatattttattgttagTTCCAGCCCCTCCTGATTGAGAACTAATCACATACACAGTCTGCCAACTAATTTTCACCATGTTTCAGGCATTTGTTGACAGTGGAGCCCAATCaacaataatatcaaaaagttgTGCTGAGCGTTGTGGGTATGTACTGTTTTATATCTGATTGCCTGTTGTTTAATTCAGTCGGTGgtaatatcatttttcattttacttgCTATTTGACATGGTTTAATAACTTAGAATATCAAAACCGGTAGATATGGGTATTACACTATTTATAAGTATTGGGGAGCAATTACATATGTGCACTCATACATAATTACCTTTATAGTCTCATGAAACATATGCAGCTTTGAGAAAGTTGATTGTGGATTGCACCAGGGAGAGGGGAGGTGGTTATAAAACCACCTCATACACTTGctagttattatttttaacctTTACCAGTTTACCTACTCTTCAAATAAATTCTCCTGTTATTGGCATgatcacccccccccccccctcctcctcctctcaCTCAGATGGAAAGGACAATGTTATTGTTTGACCAAATTCCTAGTATCCTGTAGTTGTGTTTATTAGAAATATAGACCTTACATGCTTTAACATAAGAAGAGTTTGAAATGGGAAAGCCTCTTGTTGTGACTTTGGTGTCTTCCAGATTGTTGAGGCTTATGGATCAACGTTATAAGGGCATTGCTCAAGGAGTCGGTCAATCTGAGATATTGGGTCGCGTTCATGTAGCTCCAATCAAGGTAATATATCTAGCTTTCTAGTAATAGTTTTACACTGCTTGTTGTTGGTAATGTGTTCATGTGTTTGGAGATGCTAGTGTTTGCTTCTCAAATGTATTGGATGCCCTTGTTTGCATATCCATGTGCACTGCACCCATGTGTTTTGACGTATCATATACCTCCATTATATTAAGTTACATTCTGCTCATGAGAGATCAAACTTATCcaagaaaagagacaaaaagaaaagacattaGAGATCACAGTCAAAACCTCTTTATCTTTTATTGAGAAAATATGAACATCAAAGTGAGTAACAATCTTATGTCATGTTATGGGGTTTTTTTTGTCTTAGGTGGTCgacctctctccctctctctccataaatctgtatttattttttttcttatagatGTTTTTTCTGAAACAATGATCAAGAAAATTGGACATGCATCTCCTTCTAGTCACAAGGAGGCCTCCACCTCTGTGTCTCTGTGCCTCTTTGTGTGTGTTCATTTCTTGATGGTCATATGCTTGCTCTTTGTGTCTGCATTTGCTTATGTACATGCAAACTTTGGACTTTGCAGTCTCTTTCTTATTCTGCAGTAGAGTAAGTGTTCCATTGAGGATAAATTTGAATGCACTCTCTTGGGAATTAAACTTTGGTGACATACAAATTGTTttcttgattaaaaaaatgttgagtgtaactatttttgtttaattctttCTTCCTGTAGATTGGGAATATATTTTATCCTTGCTCATTCACAGTATTGGATTCTCCAAATATGGAATTCCTCTTTGGGCTTGATATGCTCCGGAAGCACCAGGTAGCATACTCTGTCTAATATCTGATGTACCTTTCCATTTTCTTGGTTCTAATTGATGTTATTTAGGTTTGTTATTCTTTTCTGACTTAGTCAATGTCCACAGTGCATTATAGATTTAAAGGATAATGTTTTGAGAGTTGGTGGTGGAGAAGTTTCTGTACCATTTTTGCAAGGTTGGCCTTCTAATCTCTCCATGTGCTTGATTGCATAAAATTACTGTTCAATAATTGACCAATTTCTGCAGTTATGCCTGAATTGCTTTATTTACAACTCACTAATTATCTAAATAGCTTTTATGGTCAACCTTTTtgataaatagaaaattaactaattaaattgTGCATTGTTTTCAGAAAAAGACATCCCATCACGCTTTCTTGATGAAGAAAGGTTGTCCAAGCAAGCATCCAGCTCAGGGACCCCAGTAAGTATACTTTTAATCAATTTACTTGTCCTAAAGAAACTTTCCTTGATGATGTACTTTTGACTAAGGATTTACAAGATCTACTATGCAAATGTCTTTATTCTGAATTGAACTGGTGCctggaattttattttctcatgaCTAACTAAAGTGTGTGCCACgtatgcattgttttttttttcttttttatgtgtatatatattgtatagTGATGTATATCGGCAATGAGTAGATACCATTTTGCTTtctgtattttttgtttttattgcttGTTATTCTTTAGGTGACATCAGGAACAACAGATAGAAGCAATATTGTCCCAACAGGAGGGTCTCGTGGAGATATAAGCCAGGTAAATTTGTtattaagaactaaaaaaaaaaagtctgctGTATTGTGAAATTGGTTAAACTATTGAGAAGTGATTGActttttgggactaaggcttggttgttgcATTATCTTCACTGACAAGTTGTCACGGTTTGCCATCTTATTGATAGTTGACCCTGTCGATCTGGTCTTTTTAACCAATGGGTGTTACGTTGATTAACGAACAAGATTTGGTAATCGTATTTGATTGATCTGAAGATTTCATGTGATATCTATGGCTGCAGGGACCTGATTTTGAAGCCAAAGTGGCAAAGCTTGTTGAGCTAGGGTTTGGAAGGGAAGCAGTCATACAAGCTCTTAAATTATTCGAAGGAAATGAAGAGCAGGCAGCAGGGTTTCTTTTTGGGGGTTGAAGTTAACATTTATTCTTAGACTTCAATTTTTGTGGAATAATGTTTGGTTCAGTAATTTAATTGCAAATTAACAAATTGAAATTTGTGTACTTGATACTGATAGCATTCCTTTAAAGCTGAACCCTGAAATTGGTGGTGTAGCTTGCAATTCAAATGAGAGAAAgtaaacaaatttcaaatttgagctTTTAGACTTGGTGTGGTTCTCTTTAGTgtataatttcattattttttccttgCAATATATGCCTTTTTAAATTGAGCGCAGATAGAAGTAAggcttttgttattattatttggtgGTAATTTGTGAAAATATGACCTATGAATGATTCACCTAGATTTATCTTTATGCTTGATACTGAATATTAGGTTGTTAATAAGTACATGTTCTAAAAATAGGTAAGCACGAATACAtagaaatataatattttaaatgaggAAATTTGCTTAAAGAATAAAGATGGGGTGATccttattgatgaaaagatgagaaaaaatTGCTTGAAATGGTCTAGTTATGCTTGAAATGGTTTAGttatatctacaacatttttacaacaaatcttaaatagaaagttgttattaattgttattgttgggacaaaaaagtaatcttagcgttagtttgaaatttaaactaataacaattaaccacctgtgatttgttgtaaaaatattgtagatgtagCATCTCtcattgatgaaaagatgaggaaaaatTGCTTGAAATGGTTCAGTTATGTTTAGAAGAGTAATTAATGCATCAATGAAAAAGAGTAGGTATGTTCATTTACCACCTCCACCCAGTTGCTtgccttgaaaaaaaaaaaaaaaaaaccatagctATAGGATCAAACCATGGTTCCTAGGTAATTAAGAGCCGTCAAAGTGGTCCAAGAATTCGAAgcattattacaaattttacaattttttttttaaattatataataaaatatgatcCCTATAGTTTCAATCATCTAATTaagatgaaattattttttcctcttttgtaATTAACTAGCCGGTATCCAGTGCAATGTGTGGtgtattttgacaaattttgtaagaaattattTGTCTTATTGATTTTATGAATActattattgataatttttgtaagaaattatttatgttttatagattttatgaatattattattgttagtcACAGTTAATCTATGAAACTTTCtactaaaactaaatttaaacTAAATACATTGGGGGAAAATTCTTCTAATTCATGCAATCAAGAAATGTCATCAAATCACACGGTTCACATTGTCACCtgcaaattttaattgaactaaaagCAGGCAAGAACAAATCCTTACCAAGTATATGCGTCATATGAAATATCCAAAATATAGATTGGcacataatatgaaaaaataagcCTAAATACATTACAATGCTACATAAGTGAAAacatatacataaaatttaaacaaaatatttaaaaagaacataatattttgaaaattaacatacctcttaaaaagaaaaccaaagatattttgagaaaaattatgGAAGTTTAATTTCTAAGTCCAATGAAAATGAGGATTTATATTGGACAAATGTGGAGACAAATAATACTTACCTAATTCATTGAATTTGACTCTTGCAATTCTGCATTGTAGTTAGTTTTATGCACAAAATTGGAAAGtttttcttaattcttatatttctcatgaCTTTTTAGATCCATTTGTATCTATTTAAAGtaataagttataaaaatataattttttttttttgccttttcataaaaaaaaaaagtctttttccattttaaaaaaaaattgaaggggTTTATCACTTGTTCCGCGACACTAATTGTTGCATACAGCTTGACATAAATGTATTTATCATTACTTAATAGTTTGACATAAATGCTAAACGTAAATAAGGTAGAagcctaaaagaaaaaaatgtcataCAATGTGTCACTTGGTAGAACTTCATGCATTCTCACATAAgatctctgcttttatatatatatatatatatatattgatatcaAAGGTGTATAATTTAAagattttgtagtaaaatttatagtatcttTAGCAATATTAAATTATTCTTGGCACAATTTTACAAACCAAACGAGCTTGTCCCATATCGACCAGATAGTAAGCAAAACTTTACTTTATAATACGCAAAACCGAACCGTCGGTCACGACCTTACTTGAACAGGATCTGTTCTATCGGATCGTACCTCTGTATCCTTGCTCACTAAGGAGACAGGACCCCAAACCTGGTGGATGAACCATGGCCGTGCGATCAGAGCGTGATTAACGGCCTTGATCCTTCTGATAGATGGATCACACTGTAGAGGATCGTTCTCAGCTTGGGCTCGCCCAGCTTGGGATGGTCGTACGGCTGTCTGACAGGTTCCCAAAATCTTTTTGCTAGTGAGTGCAACATTTTTTTGAACACAAgttgtttgataaaattccCAAGTGACGTTCTGTTCTTATTTCCATGTTCACAAGTTGTTTGTGTATtattattggtgattttttgttgcaattatATTGTGTTATAGACATTCTGCACCTGAGCTGAGCGTTGTGGGTATGTACTGTTTTATATCTGATTGCCTGTTGTTTAATTCAGGTAATATATCTAGTTTTCTAGTAATACTTTTACACTGCTTATTGTTGGCAATGTGTTCATGTGTTTGGAGATGCTAGTGTTTGCTTCTCAAATGTATTGGATGCCCTTGTTTACATATCCATTTGCATGTCTGCACCCATTTGTTTTGACGTATCATATACCTTCATTATATTGAGTTACATTCTGCACATGAGAGatcaaacttatccaaaaaaagagacaaagagaAATGACATTAGAGATCACAGTCAATAcctcttttatcttttattgagaaaaatatGAGCATCAAAGTGAGTAACAATCATATGTCATGCTATGGGGTTTCTTTGTCTTAGGTGGTCGacctctctccctctttccATAAATCTGTATTTATTTTGCTTCTTATAGATGTTTTTTTCTGGAACAATGATCAAGAACATTGGATATGCATCTCCTTCTAGTCACAAGGAGGCCTCCACCTGTGTCTCTCTGTGCCTCCCTCTGTCTGTGTTCACTTCTTGATGTTCATATGCTTGCTCTTATGTGTCTGCATTTGCTTATGTACATGCAAACTTTGGACTTTGCAGTCTCTTATTCTGCAGTAGAGTAAGTGTTCCATTGAGGATAAATTTAAATGCACTCTCTTGGGAATTAAACTTTGGTGATATACATATCgtttttatgattaaaaaaatgtttagtgTAACTATTTTTGTCTAAATCTTTCTTCCTGCAGATTGGGAATATATTTTATCCTTGCTCATTCACAGTATTGGATTCTCCCAAACCCAATATGGAATTCCTCTTTGGGCTGGATATGCTCCGGAAGCACCAGGAAGCATACCCTTTCTAATAACTGATGAACCTTTTCGTTTTCTTAGTTCTAATTGATGTTATTTAGGTTTGTTATTCTTTTCTGACTTAATCAAAGTCTGCATTGCATTATAGATTTAAAGGATAATGTTTTGAGAGttggttggggggggggggggggggagtttcTGCACCATTTTCGCAAGGTTGGCCTTCTAATCTCTCCATGTGCTTACTGTTCAATAATTGAACAATTTCTGCAGTTATTCCTGA of Quercus lobata isolate SW786 chromosome 8, ValleyOak3.0 Primary Assembly, whole genome shotgun sequence contains these proteins:
- the LOC115955819 gene encoding protein DNA-DAMAGE INDUCIBLE 1, yielding MKITVMTADEQIISLDVDPHESVENVKALLEVETSVPLQQQQLLYNGKEMKNIEKLSALGVKDEDLVMMISAAASSAPTNNLSFNPDGSAVNPGAFQQHIRSDSNLMAQLFQNDPELAQAVLGNDLNKLQDLLRERHRQKSDLRRQQEEELALLYADPFDVEAQKKIEAAIRQKGIDENWAAALEHNPEAFARVVMLYVDMEVNGFPLKAFVDSGAQSTIISKSCAERCGLLRLMDQRYKGIAQGVGQSEILGRVHVAPIKIGNIFYPCSFTVLDSPNMEFLFGLDMLRKHQCIIDLKDNVLRVGGGEVSVPFLQEKDIPSRFLDEERLSKQASSSGTPVTSGTTDRSNIVPTGGSRGDISQGPDFEAKVAKLVELGFGREAVIQALKLFEGNEEQAAGFLFGG